A section of the Flavobacterium ardleyense genome encodes:
- a CDS encoding type II toxin-antitoxin system RelE/ParE family toxin yields the protein MANYILTNKAIEDLSTIWDYSFEVWSESQADKYYQELISHCQKIAKNPEIGKNYDGISNQLLGMKVNQHVIFYRVQNESFVEITRILHERMDLKKRIAE from the coding sequence ATGGCTAATTATATATTAACAAACAAAGCTATCGAGGATTTATCAACTATTTGGGATTATAGTTTTGAAGTATGGTCGGAAAGTCAAGCTGACAAGTATTACCAAGAACTTATTTCTCATTGTCAAAAAATTGCCAAAAACCCAGAAATAGGAAAAAACTATGATGGAATATCGAATCAATTGCTTGGAATGAAGGTAAATCAGCATGTTATATTTTATAGAGTTCAAAACGAAAGTTTTGTTGAAATAACCAGAATATTACACGAGAGAATGGATTTAAAGAAGAGAATAGCGGAATAA